From one Streptomyces sp. ICC1 genomic stretch:
- a CDS encoding GNAT family N-acetyltransferase produces MILLPLAPVEDGALPGPVLTEIAALYATNHAFFELSGDFPDPGRITVEQVAAALADELAHEGAEVLLARSAGRLVGLAVTLAHTGRTSPGHTSPGDPAAGDQAAGDPDPWIGLLLIDATAHREGYGRTLARLVEDRFRAAGRTGLRIAVLDNNPKALAFWRSQGYAALHQAADREAGRPCTVLRKPLQAADYDVKKAWTGIIHHHQSPRRARHPRRAAAPHPLRRPPGRPGLVPAGLTARAMGKQTGQRTGQQPANRPGVRPAPEPPGPAEPTLTTEPTEPTETTETTETRTMRMPGTVPRRDGAARVRRRIILAALPAALLTLAVAGAAPGATSRGAQSPAPAGAGHEVEAPGPRAFDAAPARAALERLLPKHAGQFTLVADAATAKDSFTVSGTAGAVTVRGSTGATLLTGVGWYLQHVAGADIGWPGDSIGMLPAELPAVPAPVTRTALVAHRYALNDTDDGYSGAYRTFEEHQRQIDLLALHGVNEVFVQVGAEYPYYRALQRFGYTPAELREWIPGPGHQSWWLLQNLSGFGGPVTEQLMKARAELGGKIAEQLRGLGMTPVLPGYFGTVPPSFAERNPGAVTVPQGDWAGFDRPDWLDPASQAFARLAADYYAEQRALFGDSSMYRMSPLHEGGQTGSVDVKEAAGAVQKALWAAHPGALWAVLGWQDDPTKELLAGVDTSKLLILDGLSDRYNRLDRETRWGGAPYAMGTIYNFGGHTTVGANTSVWIDRFGSWRAKADSALTGIAYLPEATGTNPAAFDLFTDLAWEPGPIDQKQWFARFADRRYGRPDARAAAAWEELRQGPYNTSSGLWSESQDSLFAARPSLTAAGSAYWSPKSMRYPADSVRRALGHLLEVDPLLRGSSAYRFDLVDTARQALANHSRALLPRVKAAYDARDLALFRELTAEWAEREKQLDALVGSDPHFLLGSWLSAARAHGADEAERDRYEYDARSILSVWGRQSTSEGGFLHDYANREWSGLVSELYAPRWSAYFASLEEALVRRAAPRAIDWHAFEERWARLTTRHPVRPTGDPYVLAAAVAATLPEAE; encoded by the coding sequence GTGATCCTCCTCCCGCTCGCCCCCGTCGAGGACGGCGCCCTCCCCGGCCCGGTCCTCACCGAAATCGCCGCGCTCTACGCGACCAACCACGCGTTCTTCGAGCTCAGCGGAGATTTCCCCGACCCCGGCCGCATCACGGTCGAGCAGGTCGCCGCCGCGCTCGCCGACGAGCTCGCCCACGAAGGCGCCGAGGTCCTCCTCGCACGCTCCGCGGGCCGCCTCGTGGGCCTGGCCGTCACCCTCGCCCACACCGGCCGCACTTCCCCTGGCCATACTTCCCCTGGCGACCCGGCCGCCGGGGACCAGGCCGCCGGGGACCCGGACCCGTGGATCGGCCTGCTGCTCATCGACGCCACGGCGCACCGCGAGGGGTACGGCCGCACCCTGGCCCGCCTGGTCGAGGACCGCTTCCGCGCCGCCGGACGCACGGGCCTGCGCATCGCCGTGCTCGACAACAACCCCAAGGCCCTCGCGTTCTGGCGGTCCCAGGGGTACGCGGCCCTGCACCAGGCCGCGGACCGCGAGGCGGGACGCCCCTGCACGGTCCTGCGCAAGCCGCTCCAGGCGGCGGACTACGACGTCAAGAAGGCCTGGACCGGGATCATCCACCACCACCAGAGTCCCCGCCGAGCCCGGCACCCCCGCCGAGCGGCTGCGCCTCACCCCCTGCGGCGACCACCGGGTCGACCAGGTCTGGTCCCTGCCGGTCTGACGGCCCGCGCCATGGGCAAGCAGACGGGGCAGCGAACAGGGCAGCAGCCGGCGAACCGGCCGGGCGTCCGACCGGCGCCCGAGCCGCCGGGACCGGCGGAGCCCACCCTGACGACCGAGCCTACCGAGCCCACCGAGACGACCGAGACGACCGAGACGAGGACGATGCGTATGCCGGGCACTGTCCCACGACGCGACGGGGCCGCGCGGGTGCGCCGCCGGATCATCCTGGCCGCGCTGCCCGCGGCCCTGCTGACCCTGGCGGTCGCCGGGGCCGCACCGGGCGCCACGTCCCGGGGGGCCCAGTCCCCCGCACCGGCCGGTGCGGGACACGAGGTGGAGGCACCCGGGCCGCGGGCCTTCGACGCGGCCCCCGCGCGGGCCGCCCTGGAGCGGCTGCTGCCGAAGCACGCCGGGCAGTTCACGCTGGTGGCGGACGCCGCGACGGCGAAGGACTCCTTCACCGTCTCCGGGACGGCCGGCGCGGTCACCGTCCGCGGCTCCACCGGCGCCACCCTGCTCACCGGAGTCGGCTGGTACCTCCAGCACGTCGCCGGCGCCGACATCGGCTGGCCCGGCGACAGCATCGGGATGCTGCCCGCCGAGCTGCCCGCCGTGCCCGCCCCGGTCACCCGGACCGCCCTCGTGGCGCACCGCTACGCCCTCAACGACACCGACGACGGCTACTCGGGCGCCTACCGCACCTTCGAGGAGCACCAGCGGCAGATCGACCTGCTCGCCCTGCACGGCGTCAACGAGGTGTTCGTGCAGGTCGGCGCCGAGTACCCGTACTACCGGGCGCTCCAGCGCTTCGGCTACACGCCCGCGGAGCTGCGGGAGTGGATCCCGGGCCCCGGCCACCAGAGCTGGTGGCTGCTGCAGAACCTCAGCGGCTTCGGCGGACCCGTCACCGAGCAGCTGATGAAGGCGCGCGCCGAGCTGGGCGGAAAGATCGCCGAACAGTTGCGCGGCCTCGGCATGACCCCGGTGCTGCCGGGCTACTTCGGCACCGTGCCGCCGTCCTTCGCCGAGCGCAACCCGGGCGCGGTGACCGTGCCGCAGGGCGACTGGGCGGGCTTCGACCGGCCGGACTGGCTGGACCCGGCCTCGCAGGCCTTCGCGAGGCTGGCCGCCGACTACTACGCCGAGCAGCGGGCGCTGTTCGGGGACAGCTCGATGTACCGGATGAGCCCGCTGCACGAGGGCGGGCAGACCGGTTCGGTCGATGTGAAGGAGGCCGCGGGCGCCGTACAGAAGGCGCTGTGGGCGGCCCATCCGGGTGCGCTGTGGGCGGTGCTGGGCTGGCAGGACGATCCGACGAAGGAGCTCCTGGCCGGGGTGGACACCTCGAAGCTGCTGATCCTGGACGGGCTGTCGGACCGCTACAACCGCCTGGACCGCGAGACCCGTTGGGGCGGCGCCCCGTACGCGATGGGCACCATCTACAACTTCGGCGGGCACACGACGGTCGGCGCGAACACCTCGGTGTGGATCGACCGGTTCGGGTCCTGGCGGGCGAAGGCCGACAGTGCGCTGACCGGCATCGCCTACCTGCCGGAGGCGACCGGGACCAACCCGGCGGCCTTCGACCTGTTCACGGACCTCGCGTGGGAGCCGGGCCCGATCGACCAGAAGCAGTGGTTCGCGCGGTTCGCGGACCGGCGGTACGGACGGCCGGACGCCCGGGCCGCGGCGGCCTGGGAAGAGCTGCGGCAGGGACCGTACAACACCTCCTCGGGGCTCTGGTCGGAGTCCCAGGACAGCCTGTTCGCGGCCCGGCCGAGCCTGACGGCGGCGGGATCCGCCTACTGGAGCCCCAAGTCGATGCGCTACCCGGCGGATTCGGTGCGCCGCGCGCTGGGCCACCTGCTCGAGGTGGACCCCCTGCTGCGCGGCTCCAGCGCCTACCGCTTCGACCTGGTGGACACCGCCCGCCAGGCCCTCGCCAACCACTCGCGGGCGCTGCTGCCGCGCGTCAAGGCGGCCTACGATGCCCGCGACCTGGCCCTCTTTCGCGAGCTGACCGCCGAATGGGCCGAGCGCGAGAAGCAGTTGGACGCGCTCGTCGGCTCCGATCCCCACTTCCTCCTCGGGTCCTGGCTGTCGGCGGCCCGGGCGCACGGCGCGGACGAGGCGGAGCGGGACCGCTACGAGTACGACGCCCGCTCGATCCTGAGCGTGTGGGGCCGCCAGAGCACCAGCGAGGGCGGCTTCCTGCACGACTACGCGAACCGCGAATGGAGCGGTCTGGTCTCGGAGTTGTACGCGCCGCGGTGGTCGGCCTACTTCGCCTCGCTGGAGGAGGCGCTCGTCCGGCGGGCCGCGCCGAGGGCCATCGACTGGCACGCCTTCGAGGAGCGGTGGGCGAGGCTCACCACGCGCCACCCGGTCCGGCCGACCGGGGACCCCTACGTGTTGGCCGCCGCGGTCGCGGCCACCCTGCCCGAGGCCGAATGA
- a CDS encoding TerD family protein, whose protein sequence is MAVSLSKGGNVSLSKEAPGLTAITVGLGWDVRTTTGVDFDLDASAIAVTPLGKVVSDGHFVFFNNKSTPDQTIVHTGDNRTGEGSGDDESINVNLAGLPADVDKIVFPVSIYDAETRSQNFGQVRNAYIRVVNQAGGAEIARYDLSEDAATETAMVFGELYRNGADWKFRAVGQGYASGLTGIAQDFGVNI, encoded by the coding sequence ATGGCAGTAAGCCTCTCCAAGGGCGGAAACGTCTCGCTCAGCAAGGAGGCCCCGGGCCTCACGGCCATCACCGTGGGCCTCGGCTGGGACGTTCGCACGACGACCGGTGTCGACTTCGACCTTGACGCCTCCGCCATCGCGGTCACCCCGCTCGGCAAGGTCGTCTCCGACGGCCACTTCGTCTTCTTCAACAACAAGTCCACCCCGGACCAGACCATCGTCCACACTGGTGACAACCGCACCGGCGAGGGCTCCGGCGACGACGAGTCCATCAACGTCAACCTGGCCGGCCTCCCCGCCGACGTGGACAAGATCGTCTTCCCGGTCTCCATCTACGACGCCGAGACCCGCAGCCAGAACTTCGGCCAGGTCCGCAACGCGTACATCCGCGTCGTGAACCAGGCCGGCGGCGCCGAGATCGCCCGCTACGACCTCTCCGAGGACGCCGCGACCGAGACCGCCATGGTCTTCGGCGAGCTCTACCGCAACGGCGCCGACTGGAAGTTCCGCGCGGTCGGCCAGGGCTACGCCTCGGGCCTGACCGGTATCGCCCAGGACTTCGGCGTCAACATCTAG
- the arfB gene encoding alternative ribosome rescue aminoacyl-tRNA hydrolase ArfB gives MPGPYVIRGSVVLPEGELAWRFSRSSGPGGQHVNTSDSRAELLFDLGATKALPEVWKERALERLASRLVEGVVTVRASEHRSQLRNREMALVRLAALLAEATAPPPKARRATKIPRGINERRLREKKARGETKRGRNARDW, from the coding sequence ATGCCTGGTCCCTATGTCATCCGCGGTTCGGTCGTGCTCCCCGAGGGCGAGCTCGCCTGGCGCTTCTCGCGGTCCTCGGGGCCCGGGGGGCAGCACGTGAACACCTCGGACTCGCGGGCGGAGCTGCTCTTCGACCTGGGGGCGACGAAGGCGCTGCCGGAGGTGTGGAAGGAGCGCGCGCTGGAGCGGCTGGCGTCCCGCCTGGTGGAAGGGGTGGTGACGGTACGGGCCTCCGAGCACCGCTCGCAGCTGCGCAACCGGGAGATGGCGCTGGTCCGGCTGGCCGCGCTGCTGGCGGAGGCGACCGCGCCGCCGCCCAAGGCGCGGCGGGCGACGAAGATCCCCCGGGGCATCAATGAGCGCCGGCTGCGCGAGAAGAAGGCCCGCGGCGAGACCAAGCGCGGACGCAACGCGCGGGACTGGTAG
- a CDS encoding flavin reductase family protein — translation MPNTTPATTLPEPAPHPEGVSNDEFRAAMSRLAAGVSLITAHEPPLTAGGPRGEDAGMTATAFMSVSMDPPLVLVSLREGSRMDDLLAEQPLWAVSVLADHQVQIASRFSMKGRISDRLLFADVPTTRGEVSGALLLPGALATLECRTENRVEAGDHTLVVGRVLTAAQPSPDSPPLTYFRGRYRHLAP, via the coding sequence GTGCCGAACACGACCCCTGCGACAACGCTTCCCGAGCCCGCACCCCATCCTGAGGGGGTGAGCAACGACGAGTTCCGGGCCGCGATGTCCCGACTGGCGGCGGGCGTGAGCCTGATCACCGCGCACGAGCCCCCGCTGACCGCCGGCGGACCGCGCGGCGAGGACGCCGGGATGACGGCGACCGCCTTCATGTCCGTGTCCATGGACCCGCCGCTGGTCCTGGTCAGCCTGCGCGAGGGCTCCCGGATGGACGACCTGCTCGCGGAGCAGCCCCTGTGGGCGGTCTCGGTGCTCGCCGACCACCAGGTCCAGATCGCGAGCCGGTTCTCGATGAAGGGCCGCATCAGCGACCGTCTGCTCTTCGCGGACGTGCCCACCACCCGGGGCGAGGTCTCCGGGGCCCTGCTCCTGCCGGGGGCGCTGGCCACCCTGGAGTGCCGGACCGAGAACCGCGTCGAGGCGGGCGACCACACCCTGGTCGTCGGCCGGGTCCTCACGGCCGCACAGCCCTCGCCGGACTCGCCGCCGCTGACGTACTTCCGCGGCCGCTACCGCCACTTGGCGCCGTAG
- the cdgB gene encoding diguanylate cyclase CdgB: METESEPYVRLATLRQLHQVVAELNTARSLADTLQTVVDGIVVGLGYELACVNLVRPDGDLVVAAFAGDPAAEALITGRVGSRASWERRLTMGENWDGLRFIPHTEGWVLMEDDVPQWHTDGPDPRFEDEWHPEDRLYAPMYASGGELLGVVSVDRPRNGRRPGAWGREALQMYAFQAAIAISNARLRANMQRALVRLEREQQALRASEESFRQAFEYAPSGMAIAEMGGDQHGRLLRTNDALCRLLGRPASVLRRYSFSDLVHPEDIGTLLRTSAEGGRAELRLGRRDGTYVWVSLRNSVVADAADGPRFLLTHVEDIEERKRHELQLAHRASHDSLTGLPNSAELRARLGARLCRLPQSVRATAVEALDAAYEGRPAPDGIPGQATGAGTGPGAGSGEHGFRPDGFPDPFEFPGGPGGPPGHGAGPAGGPYDHHVHTVAPATEIDDGTKGLAVLFCDLDGFKSINDRFGHHTGDAVLIEVARRLTTGVRDGDTVARLGGDEFVVLADGLGAADAADLAVRLRNAIIPPIRVDGRAVRVGASFGIGWASCGMSADEVLRSADQRMYIEKRSRSKAHRRAG, translated from the coding sequence ATGGAGACCGAGTCGGAGCCGTACGTCCGTCTTGCGACCCTGCGGCAGCTGCACCAAGTGGTGGCCGAGCTCAATACGGCCCGGAGCCTGGCCGACACCCTGCAGACCGTCGTGGACGGCATCGTCGTCGGCCTCGGATACGAACTCGCCTGTGTCAACCTCGTACGCCCTGACGGGGATCTGGTCGTCGCCGCCTTCGCCGGGGACCCCGCCGCCGAAGCCCTGATCACCGGCCGGGTCGGCTCGCGCGCCTCCTGGGAGCGCCGCCTGACGATGGGCGAGAACTGGGACGGCCTGCGCTTCATCCCGCACACCGAGGGCTGGGTCCTCATGGAGGACGACGTCCCCCAGTGGCACACCGACGGCCCCGACCCGCGCTTCGAAGACGAATGGCACCCCGAGGACCGGCTCTACGCCCCCATGTACGCCTCCGGCGGCGAACTGCTCGGCGTCGTCTCCGTGGACCGCCCGCGCAACGGCCGGCGCCCCGGCGCGTGGGGCCGCGAGGCGCTCCAGATGTACGCGTTCCAGGCCGCCATTGCGATCAGCAACGCCCGGCTGCGCGCGAACATGCAGCGCGCCCTGGTCCGCCTGGAGCGCGAGCAGCAGGCCCTGCGCGCCAGTGAAGAGTCGTTCCGCCAGGCCTTCGAGTACGCGCCCAGCGGCATGGCCATCGCCGAGATGGGCGGCGACCAGCACGGCCGCCTGCTGCGCACCAACGACGCGCTGTGCCGGCTGCTGGGGCGGCCCGCCTCCGTGCTGCGCCGCTACTCCTTCTCCGACCTGGTCCACCCCGAGGACATCGGCACCCTGCTGCGCACCTCCGCCGAGGGCGGCCGCGCCGAGCTGCGCCTGGGCCGGCGCGACGGCACGTACGTCTGGGTGTCGCTGCGCAACTCCGTGGTGGCGGACGCCGCCGACGGGCCCCGCTTCCTCCTCACCCACGTCGAGGACATCGAGGAGCGCAAGCGGCACGAGCTCCAGCTCGCCCACCGGGCCAGCCACGACTCGCTGACCGGCCTGCCCAACAGCGCCGAGCTGCGCGCCCGGCTCGGCGCCCGGCTCTGCCGCCTGCCGCAGTCGGTGCGCGCCACCGCCGTGGAGGCGCTGGACGCGGCCTACGAGGGCCGGCCCGCGCCGGACGGCATCCCGGGCCAGGCGACGGGCGCGGGCACCGGCCCGGGCGCGGGCTCCGGCGAGCACGGCTTCCGGCCCGACGGCTTCCCCGACCCCTTCGAGTTCCCCGGCGGTCCCGGCGGCCCGCCCGGCCACGGGGCCGGCCCGGCGGGGGGCCCGTACGACCACCACGTGCACACGGTGGCGCCCGCGACCGAGATCGACGACGGCACGAAGGGGCTCGCGGTGCTCTTCTGCGACCTCGACGGCTTCAAGTCGATCAACGACCGGTTCGGGCACCACACCGGCGACGCGGTCCTGATCGAGGTGGCCCGGCGGCTGACGACCGGCGTCAGGGACGGTGACACCGTCGCCCGCCTGGGTGGTGACGAGTTCGTGGTCCTGGCCGACGGCCTGGGCGCCGCGGACGCCGCCGACCTCGCCGTGCGGCTGCGCAACGCGATCATCCCGCCGATCCGGGTGGACGGCCGCGCGGTCCGTGTGGGAGCCAGTTTCGGCATCGGCTGGGCCAGCTGCGGGATGTCCGCGGACGAGGTCCTGCGCTCCGCCGACCAGCGGATGTACATCGAGAAGCGGTCCCGCTCGAAGGCCCACCGCCGGGCCGGGTGA
- a CDS encoding CBM35 domain-containing protein: MTTPANNSPNGGADKPEDDDPFGYLYEDGQAAGATPPGQGGGYGYPGLVGGQSGGAQPGVPRTSYNQVRTVGDRPYGGQRGPVPYQQGGPQQGGPQQSQGYQAQYQAPEALQAGGYGVPPQQQSAPQYTQSVPLPGGGGHGGGGGSSRKGMLIAAVAVVAAVAIGIGAAVTFGDKDKNDDKNKANPGQSQSAPSNNPSGQPSGSASPEAELPKGDAGGPGMVISGGASLMNTTPGAKSASGQYVGNFNQPGAAVTWTLDVPKEGTYRLYVRFGIPGEDANGTLAVNGKPNGSPLSMRNFAGSAKGDWEKGWQSTWGQVTLNKGTNTIKLSCEAGNKCQVNIDQLWLQAGG; this comes from the coding sequence ATGACGACGCCCGCGAACAACAGCCCGAACGGTGGGGCGGACAAGCCCGAGGACGACGATCCGTTCGGCTACCTCTACGAGGACGGCCAGGCCGCCGGTGCCACCCCGCCCGGCCAGGGCGGCGGGTACGGCTACCCAGGGCTCGTCGGCGGTCAGTCGGGCGGCGCGCAGCCGGGCGTGCCCCGGACCTCGTACAACCAGGTCCGCACGGTCGGCGACCGGCCGTACGGCGGCCAGCGCGGCCCCGTTCCGTACCAGCAGGGCGGCCCGCAGCAGGGCGGCCCGCAGCAGTCCCAGGGTTACCAGGCGCAGTACCAGGCCCCCGAGGCGCTGCAGGCGGGCGGCTACGGCGTGCCGCCGCAGCAGCAGTCCGCGCCGCAGTACACGCAGTCCGTGCCGCTGCCGGGCGGCGGCGGTCACGGCGGTGGCGGCGGGTCCAGCCGCAAGGGCATGCTCATCGCCGCCGTCGCGGTGGTCGCTGCGGTCGCGATCGGCATCGGTGCCGCGGTGACCTTCGGTGACAAGGACAAGAACGACGACAAGAACAAGGCGAACCCGGGCCAGAGCCAGTCGGCTCCCTCGAACAACCCGTCCGGCCAGCCGAGCGGCTCCGCGTCGCCGGAGGCCGAGCTGCCCAAGGGCGACGCGGGCGGTCCGGGCATGGTCATCAGCGGCGGCGCGTCGCTGATGAACACCACGCCGGGTGCGAAGAGCGCGAGCGGCCAGTACGTCGGCAACTTCAACCAGCCGGGCGCGGCGGTGACCTGGACGCTGGACGTGCCCAAGGAGGGCACCTACCGGCTCTACGTGCGCTTCGGCATCCCCGGCGAGGACGCGAACGGCACCCTCGCGGTGAACGGGAAGCCGAACGGCTCGCCGCTGAGCATGCGGAACTTCGCCGGGTCGGCCAAGGGCGACTGGGAGAAGGGCTGGCAGTCCACCTGGGGCCAGGTGACCCTCAACAAGGGCACCAACACGATCAAGCTGTCGTGCGAGGCCGGCAACAAGTGCCAGGTCAACATCGACCAGCTCTGGCTGCAGGCGGGCGGCTGA
- a CDS encoding 1-phosphofructokinase family hexose kinase, with product MILTVTPNTALDVTYRVPKLHPHASHRVTDVAERPGGKGLNVARVLAALGHEVTATGFAGGRTGAVVRELLAASPGVRDALVPCAGTTRRTLAVVDEASGDTTQFNEPGPLITPAEWAGFLSRYEALLADGAHAVALCGSLPPGVPVGAYAVLVRAARAAGVPVLLDTSGEALRRGVAARPDMIKPNAAELAELTGSRDPLPATRDARRRGAHAVITSLGPAGLLASTARGTWRAAPPRTLAGNPTGAGDSAVAGLLSALAEGLDWPERLVRAVALSAATVAAPAAGEFDPRTYEEVRGSVKVTAG from the coding sequence ATGATCCTGACCGTGACGCCCAACACCGCGCTCGACGTCACCTACCGCGTCCCGAAGCTGCACCCGCACGCCTCCCACCGCGTCACCGACGTCGCCGAACGCCCCGGCGGCAAGGGCCTCAACGTCGCCCGCGTCCTGGCCGCCCTCGGCCACGAGGTGACCGCGACCGGCTTCGCGGGCGGCCGCACGGGAGCCGTCGTACGCGAACTGCTCGCCGCCTCCCCCGGCGTGCGCGACGCGCTGGTGCCCTGCGCGGGCACCACCCGGCGCACCCTCGCCGTCGTCGACGAGGCCTCGGGCGACACCACGCAGTTCAACGAGCCGGGCCCGCTGATCACCCCGGCCGAGTGGGCCGGCTTCCTGTCCCGCTACGAGGCCCTGCTCGCGGACGGCGCGCACGCCGTGGCCCTGTGCGGCAGCCTGCCCCCGGGCGTCCCCGTCGGCGCCTACGCCGTCCTGGTCCGGGCGGCCCGCGCGGCCGGCGTCCCCGTACTCCTGGACACCAGCGGCGAGGCCCTGCGGCGCGGGGTCGCCGCCCGCCCCGACATGATCAAGCCGAACGCCGCCGAACTCGCCGAGCTGACCGGATCCCGGGACCCGCTGCCCGCCACCCGGGACGCCCGCCGGCGCGGCGCCCACGCCGTGATCACCTCGCTCGGCCCGGCGGGCCTGCTCGCCTCGACCGCCCGGGGCACCTGGCGGGCGGCCCCGCCCCGCACCCTGGCGGGCAACCCCACCGGCGCCGGCGACTCCGCCGTCGCCGGCCTGCTCTCCGCCCTCGCCGAGGGCCTGGACTGGCCGGAGCGGCTGGTCCGCGCGGTCGCCCTCTCGGCGGCCACGGTCGCGGCCCCCGCCGCGGGAGAGTTCGACCCCCGCACCTACGAGGAGGTACGGGGGTCGGTGAAGGTCACGGCCGGCTAG
- the nagA gene encoding N-acetylglucosamine-6-phosphate deacetylase, with the protein MSGSAHVARSTVLSGADVVLPTGIVKGGRLIVDGERIAGSADENAAVVDLTGCLVVPGFVDMHNHGGGGASFTSGTAEEVLKGVRTHREHGTTTLVASTVTGDLDELARRAGLLSELTQQGDIAGIHFEGPFINPCRKGAHKEDLLRDPDPAEVRKLIDASHGAARMFTLATELPGGLDSVRLLAEHGVIAAIGHTDSTYEQTLEAIDAGATVATHLYNAMPGLEHRAPGPIAALLEDERVTVELINDGTHLHPAMLELAFHHAGAHRVALITDAMDAAGFGDGIYHLGPLEVEVKEGVARLVEGGSIAGSTLTLDTAFKRSVTLDKLPVESVVQAISANPAKLIGVYDQVGSLEPGKYADLVVLDSAFDVKGVMRRGEWIVNPVKA; encoded by the coding sequence ATGTCCGGAAGCGCACATGTGGCCCGCAGCACCGTTCTCTCCGGAGCCGACGTGGTGCTGCCCACCGGCATCGTCAAGGGCGGCCGCCTCATCGTCGACGGCGAGCGCATCGCCGGCAGCGCCGACGAGAACGCGGCCGTGGTCGACCTCACCGGCTGCCTGGTCGTCCCCGGCTTCGTCGACATGCACAACCACGGCGGCGGCGGCGCCTCCTTCACCTCCGGCACCGCCGAGGAGGTGCTCAAGGGCGTACGGACCCACCGCGAGCACGGCACCACCACCCTGGTCGCCTCCACCGTCACCGGCGACCTCGACGAGCTCGCCCGCCGCGCCGGGCTGCTCTCCGAGCTGACCCAGCAGGGCGACATCGCGGGCATCCACTTCGAGGGGCCCTTCATCAACCCCTGCCGCAAGGGGGCCCACAAGGAAGACCTGCTGCGCGACCCCGACCCGGCCGAGGTCCGCAAGCTGATCGACGCCTCCCACGGCGCCGCCCGCATGTTCACCCTCGCCACCGAGCTCCCGGGCGGCCTGGACTCCGTACGGCTGCTGGCCGAGCACGGGGTCATCGCCGCGATCGGCCACACGGACTCCACGTACGAGCAGACCCTCGAGGCCATCGACGCGGGCGCCACCGTGGCCACCCACCTCTACAACGCGATGCCGGGCCTGGAGCACCGCGCCCCCGGCCCGATCGCGGCGCTGCTGGAGGACGAGCGGGTCACCGTCGAGCTCATCAACGACGGCACCCACCTGCACCCGGCCATGCTGGAGCTGGCCTTCCACCACGCGGGCGCGCACCGCGTGGCGCTGATCACCGACGCGATGGACGCCGCCGGCTTCGGCGACGGCATCTACCACCTCGGGCCGCTGGAGGTCGAGGTCAAGGAGGGCGTCGCCCGCCTCGTCGAGGGCGGCTCCATCGCGGGCTCCACCCTCACCCTGGACACCGCCTTCAAGCGGTCCGTCACCCTCGACAAGCTCCCCGTCGAGTCCGTGGTCCAGGCGATCTCCGCCAACCCGGCCAAGCTGATCGGCGTCTACGACCAGGTCGGCTCGCTGGAGCCCGGCAAGTACGCGGACCTCGTCGTCCTCGACTCCGCCTTCGACGTCAAGGGCGTCATGCGGCGCGGCGAATGGATCGTCAACCCGGTCAAGGCGTAG
- a CDS encoding ROK family protein, whose protein sequence is MKHVIALDVGGTGMKAALVADDGTLLYEARRATGRERGPEAVVETIQDFAFELLALGRERFAVAASAAGVAVPGIVDAENGIAVYAANLGWRDVPMRELLARRLGGIPVALGHDVRTGGLAEGRIGAGRGADRFLFVPLGTGIAGAIGIAGRIEAGAHGYAGEIGHIVVRPGGPACGCGQYGCLETLASASAVSRAWAAASGDPEADAADCAKAVESGDPAAKEVWLAAIGALADGLVTAITLLDPSTLIIGGGLAEAGETLFTPLRTAVEERVTFQRLPHIVPAALGDTAGCLGAGLLAWDLLATEVPA, encoded by the coding sequence GTGAAACACGTCATCGCCCTCGATGTGGGCGGCACTGGGATGAAGGCCGCCCTCGTCGCCGACGACGGCACCCTGCTCTACGAAGCGCGCCGCGCCACCGGCCGCGAGCGCGGTCCCGAAGCCGTCGTCGAGACGATCCAGGACTTCGCCTTCGAACTCCTCGCCCTGGGCCGGGAGCGCTTCGCCGTGGCCGCCTCGGCCGCCGGCGTCGCCGTCCCCGGCATCGTCGACGCCGAGAACGGGATCGCCGTCTACGCGGCGAACCTGGGCTGGCGCGACGTCCCCATGCGCGAACTGCTCGCCAGACGCCTCGGCGGGATCCCCGTAGCCCTCGGCCACGACGTCCGCACGGGCGGACTCGCCGAAGGCCGCATCGGCGCGGGCCGCGGCGCCGACCGCTTCCTGTTCGTCCCGCTCGGCACCGGCATCGCCGGCGCCATCGGCATCGCCGGCCGCATCGAGGCCGGCGCGCACGGCTACGCCGGCGAGATCGGCCACATCGTGGTCCGCCCCGGCGGCCCCGCCTGCGGCTGCGGCCAGTACGGCTGCCTGGAGACCCTCGCCTCCGCCTCCGCCGTCAGCCGCGCCTGGGCGGCCGCCTCCGGCGACCCCGAAGCCGACGCCGCGGACTGCGCCAAGGCCGTCGAATCCGGCGACCCCGCCGCGAAGGAAGTGTGGCTCGCCGCCATCGGAGCCCTCGCCGACGGCCTGGTCACCGCCATCACCCTGCTGGACCCGAGCACCCTGATCATCGGTGGCGGTCTGGCCGAGGCCGGGGAAACCTTGTTCACACCACTCCGGACGGCCGTGGAGGAACGCGTGACGTTCCAGCGGCTGCCCCACATCGTTCCGGCGGCCCTAGGGGACACCGCCGGATGCCTGGGCGCAGGGCTGCTCGCCTGGGATCTACTCGCCACGGAGGTACCTGCCTGA